The Paenibacillus sp. FSL H7-0357 nucleotide sequence CTGTCAATGCTGCCGGACTGGAGCTGCTCCTTGCCGATAAGACGGCCGGCAAGCTGCTCAGGCCCGATGGCTCCCGGCGCCAGATGTTTCGCCGTGATGACGCCTTCGCTCAAATGGCGGCCCTCAATCACGGCATCGCCCAGTTTGGCTCCGCTGATTTCGCCGTCGGCGATTTTATCGCCGGACACCGCCTCGTCAGCCAGTTTGGAACGGTCGATACTTCCGTTCGCCAAATGTCGGCTGACAATGGTGCTGCTTAGAATTTTTTCGCCGGTTATGGTTCCATCTTCCAGCAAGTCGGCAGTAATCAGCAGCTCGCTCAAATGACGGCTGGCAATGGACCGGTCGGCAATTTGTTCTCCCCCGATGATCCGGTCAGCCAGCTTCTCCGGGCCGATGCTTCCGTTCTTCAGCTTCTCGCCGCTGATCGAATGATCCAGCAGCTTGCCGCCGTTCACACTTCCTTCCGCCAGATGTTCGCCAGTTATCGATTCGGGGGCAATCTTCGAGGACGTTATCGCCTTGTCCGCGATATTGATGCTCTGCACCGCATAATCCTGCAGCCAGGGAGTACCGATAATCCCGAATTTCAGCTTAGAGCCGTCAATGGTGCGCGGAGCAATCTTCTGGCCGGTAACGGCCGCATCGCACAGATCATCGGTATATACGGGCTGCAGGCGCTCTTTTTCCAGAACAGGCAGAACGGGCTCGGGCGCGTGGACAACCACCTCCTCAATCTGGAGTGTTTCTTCTGCTGCCGGCACCTCCAGCAATTCTTTATCCGGGGCGGCAGGTACGGCAGGTACGGCAGGTACTGCAGGTACGGCAGGTTGTGCCGGCTCTGCAACAACTTCTACCGTGCCCACACCACTAACCTGCAGGGCCCGGTCTGGCGGATCCACCGTCTCGCTGACGGGTGCTTCAAATCCCCCTAGCACCCTTGGACTGCTTCCCAGCATACTCAGTTCTTTTTTATTGGGATTATCCACGTAGTAGAGTCGCTTCTTGGAACTGTGTTGTTGATTCCTTCTGGAGCTCTTCACAAGCAGTCTCCTCCTTCCATCTGTTGTTTCTTCTAGGCATCATATGCAGTCCAGTGGGCGGATGACACCATTTGCAGTAAGGCTGCCTATAATCAATCTGCAAGTAAAGCGGCTTCGTCTATCTTTTGAAAAAGGGCTTCTGCCGCCGCGCATTCGTCCACCCTGAAGGCCACGTACAAACATACAATGAGAACATAAGGGCTACAGCCGTAACTACAGAAGATAACGGGAGGAACGAACATGGGGCAAAAGCTCGTGGGAATACTGCTAAATGCCGCTATGCACCGGGGCGTTCCCCGGTTAAAAACGGGACAGGAGTCGCTGGAGAGCTATGAGGAGGCGGCTGCCGCATACGGATTGACCCCCTGCTTTTTGAAGCTGTCCGACATTGATACGGAATCCGGATACAGCATCGCTTATATCAAGGGGGTCCAGGGATATCGCAGAGCCGTAATCCCCACACCGGGTGTAATCCATAACCGGGCAATTTACAGCCAGGACAGCAGCGGAATCGAGCGGCTGCTCCGGCAGGGCCTTTTGATATACAACACATGCAACCGTTACGGGAAAGAACAGATTCACGGGCTGCTGGAACAAAACGAAGGCCTGCAGAGCTATCTGCCCGTTACAACAGCGGGGCTCCCGGGTCTGAAGGAGATGATGGACCTGTACCCCGACCTCATCCTCAAACCGTGCCGCGGCAGTATCGGCAAAGGGGTGATGCGTCTTACTCACTACAGCGGACGGAGCTGGACCTGGAGTTATCTGCCTTCACGTTCTAGCCGATGGGTAAGCACCTTCGTGGATCAGGATGCTTTGCCAAGGATGCTTCGGGCGCGTCTCGCCGCTGAATCCTATCTGGTACAGGAACGTATCCCGCTGGCTGAAATCGGCGGACGCCCCTTCGATCTCCGGGTCACGGTGCAACGCGGCTGGGGAGGAACTTGGCAGGTGACCGGCATGTTTGCGAAGCTGGCCGCTCCTGGCGGGTTTGTATCCAATATCGCACGGGGAGGCGAAGCGCTCAGCGCCTCATATGTGCTGGATCAGGCCTTCCCGGGGGAAGCAGCAGCATACCTTCGAATGACAGTGCAGACTCTCAGCCTCGCCATCGCACGCGAGCTGGAGCACAGTCTTCCCGGGCTTGCCGACATCGGGCTGGATATCGGCATCACCCGGAACAGACGGATTTACTTCATTGAATGCAATGGCCGTGACCAGCGTTATGGCTTCCTCAAGGCAGGACTCAGAGGAACCTGGAAAGAAAGCTACCGCAGGCCAATGGCTTACGCCCGCTTCCTGCTCGAAGACGCCTCCCGGTATAACTCTTATTGATTTGTCTCCTATTCTATGTCAATATAATTCAGAGCGGATAAGGCCCCGGGTATGGGGCCTTGTTGCTGCATGATGGAAGGGAGATGTTCATGGTTAAACAATTGCTGCGGCTGATGACGG carries:
- a CDS encoding YheC/YheD family endospore coat-associated protein; this encodes MGQKLVGILLNAAMHRGVPRLKTGQESLESYEEAAAAYGLTPCFLKLSDIDTESGYSIAYIKGVQGYRRAVIPTPGVIHNRAIYSQDSSGIERLLRQGLLIYNTCNRYGKEQIHGLLEQNEGLQSYLPVTTAGLPGLKEMMDLYPDLILKPCRGSIGKGVMRLTHYSGRSWTWSYLPSRSSRWVSTFVDQDALPRMLRARLAAESYLVQERIPLAEIGGRPFDLRVTVQRGWGGTWQVTGMFAKLAAPGGFVSNIARGGEALSASYVLDQAFPGEAAAYLRMTVQTLSLAIARELEHSLPGLADIGLDIGITRNRRIYFIECNGRDQRYGFLKAGLRGTWKESYRRPMAYARFLLEDASRYNSY